From one Lotus japonicus ecotype B-129 chromosome 3, LjGifu_v1.2 genomic stretch:
- the LOC130745438 gene encoding protein NRT1/ PTR FAMILY 5.4, whose translation MADSSNSKSNPLIQLITPSPTKGGWHAAIFIIFVEFAERFAYQGLAGNLITYLTNVLNEPITTAAKNVNTWVGVSSLFPLLGGFVADSYLGRFNTIVMSSLIYLLGMIFLTLSVSALKSKTLFFVALYVLSIGDGGHKPCVQTFAADQFDEDSPEEKEAKSSFFNWWYLGIVAGSTAAVFVVIYLQDNVGWGVGLGVLAGMLALALALFLLGIKRYRKEGPAGSPFTRLAQVFVAAARKRRVQVTPGGHNNYCYTEVERDDEPHRLHLRPKIHTLLHTPQCRFLDKAAIIDEADTTSKTRDPWRLCSVTQVEEVKLVLRLIPIWLSCLMFTVVQANLHTYFTKQGSTLVRSIGPHFQIPPASLQGLVGVTILFAVPLYDRVFVPLARKFTGQPTGITVMQRIGAGLFLSILNMAVSALVETKRVGVARDHGLLDNPKAVLPMSIWWLLPQYTITGVSDAFTIVGLQELFYDQMPESLRSLGAAAYISIVGVGSFASNVVIAVVEAVSSRHGEKWLGNNLNRAHLDGFYWVMAVMSAVNLGAYLWLAKAFVYKKVDGGGEITTCQGSRLNRISSEM comes from the exons ATGGCAGATAGCAGCAACAGCAAGAGCAACCCCCTCATCCAACTGATAACACCCTCACCCACAAAGGGTGGTTGGCATGCTGCAATCTTCATCATAT TTGTGGAATTTGCAGAGAGATTTGCATACCAGGGTTTGGCTGGGAATCTGATCACATATCTCACTAATGTTCTGAATGAACCCATCACAACCGCCGCCAAAAACGTCAACACATGGGTTGGTGTTTCATCACTCTTCCCTCTTCTTGGTGGTTTCGTAGCTGATTCATATCTGGGTCGGTTCAACACCATAGTCATGTCTTCTCTCATTTATCTCCTG GGCATGATTTTCTTGACACTATCAGTGTCGGCATTGAAGAGCAAAACGCTTTTCTTCGTGGCACTTTATGTGCTTTCCATCGGCGACGGAGGCCATAAACCTTGTGTTCAGACCTTCGCCGCCGATCAGTTTGATGAGGACTCGCCGGAGGAGAAGGAGGCCAAGAGTTCATTCTTCAACTGGTGGTACTTAGGCATTGTGGCTGGATCCACTGCTGCTGTGTTTGTAGTCATCTATCTTCAG GACAATGTTGGGTGGGGAGTGGGGTTGGGAGTTCTGGCAGGGATGCTGGCATTGGCACTTGCACTGTTCTTGTTGGGAATCAAAAGGTACAGAAAGGAAGGCCCAGCAGGGAGCCCATTCACCAGGTTGGCCCAAGTTTTTGTTGCCGCTGCTCGCAAGAGGCGCGTGCAAGTCACTCCCGGTGGTCACAACAATTATTGCTATACTGAGGTGGAGCGTGACGATGAGCCTCACCGTCTTCATCTTCGACCAAAAATTCACACTTTGCTCCATACTCCTCAATGTAG ATTCTTGGACAAGGCAGCCATCATTGACGAAGCCGACACCACAAGCAAAACCAGAGATCCATGGAGGCTATGTTCAGTGACACAAGTAGAAGAAGTGAAGCTGGTCCTCCGCCTCATCCCCATATGGCTAAGCTGCTTGATGTTCACCGTAGTCCAAGCCAACCTCCACACATACTTCACCAAACAAGGCAGCACCTTAGTCCGTTCCATAGGCCCTCACTTCCAAATCCCACCAGCATCACTCCAAGGCCTTGTCGGCGTCACGATCCTCTTCGCAGTCCCACTGTATGACAGAGTCTTCGTGCCTCTCGCGCGAAAATTCACCGGCCAGCCGACCGGCATCACAGTCATGCAGAGGATTGGAGCTGGTTTGTTTTTATCCATTCTCAACATGGCAGTGTCAGCTCTGGTGGAAACCAAGAGGGTTGGCGTAGCGAGAGACCACGGTTTATTGGATAATCCTAAAGCAGTTTTACCAATGAGCATTTGGTGGTTGCTACCTCAGTACACGATCACTGGGGTTTCTGATGCTTTTACAATTGTTGGCCTTCAGGAGTTGTTCTATGATCAAATGCCTGAGTCATTGAGAAGTTTGGGAGCTGCTGCATATATAAGCATTGTTGGAGTTGGAAGCTTTGCTAGTAATGTTGTTATTGCTGTAGTGGAGGCAGTTTCATCAAGACATGGTGAGAAATGGTTGGGGAATAATCTGAACAGGGCACACCTTGATGGATTTTACTGGGTTATGGCTGTGATGAGTGCTGTCAATTTGGGGGCTTACCTTTGGCTGGCAAAGGCTTTTGTCTACAAGAAGGTTGATGGTGGGGGTGAAATAACTACCTGTCAGGGTTCTAGACTCAACAGAATCAGTTCTGAAATGTAA
- the LOC130745439 gene encoding two-component response regulator ORR10-like isoform X1 produces the protein MGMATPKETQFHVLAVDDSLIDRMLIERLLKTSSFHGGILIADILGMCVEFTVTAVDSASKALNFLGLVEDMASEIHQDVDVNLIITDYCMPGMTGYDLLRKIKESKSLKDIPVVIMSSENVPSRINRCLEEGAEEFFLKPVQLSDVHKLKPHLMKSRVKEEQDQQPINNKRKIKEEFHSPDKTRVKCIS, from the exons ATGGGAATGGCTACACCTAAAGAGACCCAGTTTCATGTTTTAGCTGTTGATGACAGTCTTATTGATAGAATGTTGATTGAGAGGCTCCTCAAAACCTCTTCCTTTCATG GTGGGATTTTGATTGCTGATATCTTGGGGATGTGTGTTGAATTCACAGTTACTGCAGTGGACTCTGCCAGTAAGGCTTTAAATTTTCTTGGTTTGGTTGAAGATATGGCTTCAGAAATTCATCAG GATGTGGATGTAAACCTGATCATAACAGATTATTGCATGCCAGGGATGACTGGCTATGATCTGCTGAGAAAAATCAAG GAATCAAAATCTCTTAAAGACATACCAGTTGTGATCATGTCCTCAGAGAATGTTCCATCAAGGATCAACAG GTGCCTAGAAGAGGGAGCTGAAGAATTCTTCCTAAAACCAGTTCAGCTATCTGATGTACACAAGCTCAAGCCCCATTTGATGAAATCAAGAGTTAAGGAAGAGCAAGACCAACAACCCATCAATAACAAAAGGAAGATCAAGGAAGAGTTCCACTCTCCAGATAAAACTAGAGTAAAATGTATTAGTTAA
- the LOC130745439 gene encoding two-component response regulator ORR10-like isoform X2 → MGMATPKETQFHVLAVDDSLIDRMLIERLLKTSSFHVTAVDSASKALNFLGLVEDMASEIHQDVDVNLIITDYCMPGMTGYDLLRKIKESKSLKDIPVVIMSSENVPSRINRCLEEGAEEFFLKPVQLSDVHKLKPHLMKSRVKEEQDQQPINNKRKIKEEFHSPDKTRVKCIS, encoded by the exons ATGGGAATGGCTACACCTAAAGAGACCCAGTTTCATGTTTTAGCTGTTGATGACAGTCTTATTGATAGAATGTTGATTGAGAGGCTCCTCAAAACCTCTTCCTTTCATG TTACTGCAGTGGACTCTGCCAGTAAGGCTTTAAATTTTCTTGGTTTGGTTGAAGATATGGCTTCAGAAATTCATCAG GATGTGGATGTAAACCTGATCATAACAGATTATTGCATGCCAGGGATGACTGGCTATGATCTGCTGAGAAAAATCAAG GAATCAAAATCTCTTAAAGACATACCAGTTGTGATCATGTCCTCAGAGAATGTTCCATCAAGGATCAACAG GTGCCTAGAAGAGGGAGCTGAAGAATTCTTCCTAAAACCAGTTCAGCTATCTGATGTACACAAGCTCAAGCCCCATTTGATGAAATCAAGAGTTAAGGAAGAGCAAGACCAACAACCCATCAATAACAAAAGGAAGATCAAGGAAGAGTTCCACTCTCCAGATAAAACTAGAGTAAAATGTATTAGTTAA
- the LOC130745437 gene encoding putative disease resistance RPP13-like protein 1, whose translation MAVEFVGSALLSASLEVAFERLASAEIVDYFQGRKLNKKLLNKLNIMLLSINSVVDDAEQRQIRNPHVKAWLDAVKDAVFEAEDLMDEIDTKASQCNLEAESQSSTSKVWNFFNAAVSSFDKEIESRMQEILDSLEYLASQKDILGLKEAGGSGVGLGSQMSQKLPSTSLLGETVMYGRDVDKEIILNWLMLDIENHNHQQSIISIVGMGGMGKTTLAQHLYNDQRMEIKFDIKAWVCVSDEFDVFRVTRMIFEAITESVDDSRDLNMVQGRLKEKLYGKRFLIILDDVWNENYMQWETLQTPFNYGAQGSKILVTTRSVKVASTMRSANIHQLEQLKEEHCWALFAKYAFRHGSPQLNPELKETGIEIIRKCKGLPLALKTVGSLLYTKSSFLEWKNILTSEIWDLPEEDSNIIPALRLSYHHLPSHLKRCFAYCSLFPKDYVFEKDHLVLLWLAENFLQCRQKTKSMEEVGEEYFDDLLSRSFFQQSSGDEMKFVMHDLLNDLAKYVCGDFVYRLEVEEAQKMSNKTRHFSYLRNRYESSKRFEDLQNANRLRTFLPLDKFPKVPFHDHFWMSSKLMDVLISKFKLLRVLSLSCYYNGMVVPDTIGSLKHLCYLDLSHTNIEKLPDSTCLLYNLQILKLKNCRYLKELPLNLHKLTNLRYLDFSGTQVRKMPMHFGKLKNLQVLNSFFVGQGSEYNIQQLDELNLQGTLSISELQNIINPLDALEANLKNKIRLVKLDLEWSADLDDSQNAREVLEKLQPSKHLKELSILNYGGTRFPNWFGDNSLSNMVSLKLRNCQNCFLLPPLGLLPSLRELLIIELTGTMVIGSEFYGNGSSSSSTAPFASLETLKFQDMYEWEEWECKLIPGAFPRLQKLSIKNCPNLKEHLPEKLPCLITLEIFDCMELVSLIPLAPSIHELEINNCGKLQIDYLPSTLKILKIGGCCMEGSFLEKIEQTISDTSLEKMHIIDCPNMKLPLFHGYNFLVELSIRSSCDSLRNFPLNFFPKLHSLRLGECCNFEMISQEHSHDLKFLLITRCSKFVSFPEGGFSAPGLVFCHLHKLENLKSLPECMHTLLPSLVGLIIQDCPELELFPDGGLPSSLKYLYLRNCAKLMASLKRALRTTTSLLTLYIGEMDSVESFPDEGLLPHSLTSVSITWCPNLKKLDYMGLCRPSSLTRLYLSNCPRLQCLPEEGLPKSISTLQFWGDCLLLKKRCQKPNGEDWGKISHIQCIIIDSDIIT comes from the coding sequence ATGGCAGTTGAATTTGTTGGTAGTGCTCTTCTTTCTGCTTCCCTTGAGGTGGCGTTTGAGAGGCTAGCTTCTGCTGAAATAGTGGATTACTTTCAAGGAAGAAAACTCAATAAGAAGCTGCTGAACAAGTTGAACATCATGCTGCTGTCCATTAATTCTGTGGTTGATGATGCTGAGCAAAGGCAAATCAGAAATCCACACGTTAAGGCATGGCTTGATGCTGTCAAAGATGCTGTGTTTGAAGCAGAAGATCTCATGGATGAAATTGATACAAAAGCCTCCCAATGCAATCTGGAAGCTGAATCTCAGTCCAGTACTAGCAAGGTATGGAATTTCTTCAATGCTGCTGTCAGTTCATTTGATAAGGAAATTGAATCAAGGATGCAAGAAATCCTTGACAGCCTAGAATATCTTGCAAGCCAAAAGGATATACTAGGTTTGAAAGAGGCTGGTGGTTCTGGTGTTGGATTGGGTAGTCAAATGTCACAAAAATTGCCATCAACATCTTTGCTAGGTGAAACAGTTATGTATGGTAGAGATGTTGATAAAGAAATTATCCTTAATTGGCTAATGCTTGACATTGAGAATCATAACCATCAGCAGTCAATAATTTCTATAGTGGGTATGGGTGGGATGGGTAAGACCACTCTTGCCCAACATTTATACAATGACCAAAGGATGGAGATTAAATTTGACATCAAAGCTTGGGTATGTGTTTCAgatgaatttgatgtttttagggtAACAAGAATGATATTTGAGGCAATCACTGAGTCAGTTGATGATAGTAGAGACCTAAATATGGTTCAAGGAAGATTGAAGGAAAAATTGTATGGGAAGAGATTTCTTATCATCTTGGATGATGTTTGGAATGAAAACTATATGCAGTGGGAAACTTTGCAAACTCCTTTTAATTATGGGGCTCAGGGGAGCAAAATTCTTGTAACTACACGCAGTGTGAAAGTTGCTTCAACCATGCGGTCAGCTAATATACATCAGCTAGAGCAATTAAAAGAGGAACACTGCTGGGCATTATTTGCTAAATATGCATTCCGGCATGGAAGTCCGCAGTTGAATCCTGAGTTGAAGGAGACTGGTATAGAGATAATTAGAAAATGCAAAGGATTGCCTCTGGCCTTGAAAACAGTTGGAAGTCTCTTGTACACAAAATCATCTTTTCTTGAATGGAAAAATATATTAACAAGTGAGATATGGGACTTACCAGAAGAGGATAGCAATATTATCCCAGCTTTAAGGTTGAGCTATCACCACCTTCCTTCTCATCTCAAGAGATGCTTTGCTTATTGCTCCTTATTCCCCAAAGATTATGTGTTTGAAAAGGACCATTTAGTTCTATTATGGTTGGCTGAAAACTTCCTACAATGCCGTCAAAAGACTAAGAGTATGGAAGAAGTTGGTGAAGAGTACTTTGATGATTTGTTATCAAGGTCTTTTTTTCAGCAATCAAGTGGAGATGAAATGAAATTTGTCATGCATGACCTTCTCAATGATTTGGCAAAATATGTATGTGGGGATTTTGTTTACAGGTTGGAGGTTGAAGAAGCACAAAAAATGTCGAACAAGACTCgtcatttttcatatttaagaaATAGATATGAATCTTCCAAAAGGTTTGAGGACTTACAAAATGCCAATAGGTTAAGAACATTTTTACCACTTGATAAGTTCCCAAAAGTACCTTTTCATGATCATTTTTGGATGTCTAGCAAGTTGATGGATGTATTGATCTCCAAGTTTAAGCTCTTGCGTGTTTTGTCTCTATCTTGTTATTATAATGGGATGGTGGTGCCTGACACTATAGGTAGTCTTAAACATCTCTGTTATCTAGACCTTTCTCATACCAATATAGAAAAGCTGCCTGATTCAACATGTTTGCTCTATAACTTACAAATACTGAAGTTAAAGAATTGTCGGTATTTGAAGGAGCTTCCCTTGAATTTGCATAAACTCACTAATTTGCGCTATCTTGATTTTAGCGGAACTCAGGTGAGAAAGATGCCAATGCATTTTGGAAAGTTGAAGAATCTTCAAGTATTGAATTCCTTCTTTGTGGGACAAGGTAGTGAGTACAATATTCAGCAACTAGATGAACTCAATCTTCAGGGAACACTATCAATTTCAGAGTTGCAGAATATTATCAATCCCCTGGATGCATTAGAAGCAAATTTGAAGAATAAAATACGCCTTGTGAAGCTTGACTTAGAATGGAGTGCAGACCTTGATGACTCACAAAATGCAAGGGAAGTGCTAGAGAAGCTACAACCTTCCAAACACTTGAAGGAGCTGTCAATCTTGAACTATGGTGGTACGCGATTTCCAAATTGGTTTGGAGACAATTCACTATCCAACATGGTTTCATTGAAGTTGAGAAACTGTCAAAATTGTTTCTTGTTGCCTCCACTTGGTCTATTGCCATCTCTAAGGGAACTATTGATTATAGAGCTCACTGGGACAATGGTGATAGGCAGTGAGTTTTATGGGAATGGGAGTAGCTCTTCTTCCACTGCACCTTTTGCATCTTTGGAAACCTTAAAATTCCAGGATATGTATGAATGGGAAGAATGGGAATGTAAACTTATCCCTGGTGCTTTTCCACGTCTCCAAAAGctttcaataaaaaattgtCCGAATCTCAAAGAGCATTTGCCAGAGAAACTTCCTTGTCTGATAACACTAGAAATTTTTGATTGCATGGAGCTTGTGTCTTTGATTCCCTTGGCTCCATCCATTCAtgaattagaaataaataactGTGGAAAGCTTCAAATTGATTATCTTCCATCTACTTTAAAAATTCTCAAGATTGGTGGATGCTGCATGGAAGGATCATTCCTTGAAAAGATTGAGCAGACCATATCTGATACCTCTCTTGAAAAAATGCATATTATTGACTGCCCAAATATGAAACTTCCTCTATTCCATGGTTACAATTTCCTTGTAGAATTAAGCATTAGGAGTAGCTGTGATTCTCTAAGGAACTTTCCACTGAATTTCTTCCCTAAACTCCATTCCCTCCGTTTAGGTGAGTGTTGTAACTTTGAAATGATTTCACAGGAGCACAGTCATGATCTCAAGTTTCTGCTGATTACTAGGTGCTCTAAATTTGTATCGTTCCCTGAAGGAGGATTCTCTGCACCTGGACTAGTGTTTTGTCATCTTCATAAATTGGAGAACTTAAAATCATTGCCTGAATGCATGCACACCCTCCTTCCATCACTTGTTGGGCTAATTATACAGGATTGTCCTGAACTGGAGTTGTTTCCTGATGGAGGTTTGCCATCAAGCCTAAAATATTTGTATCTCCGCAATTGCGCCAAACTTATGGCCTCTTTGAAACGGGCTTTGCGAACCACCACCTCTCTTCTTACCTTGTATATTGGAGAAATGGATAGTGTGGAGTCTTTTCCTGATGAAGGGTTGCTGCCACATTCTCTTACTTCTGTATCCATCACTTGGTGTCCAAATCTTAAGAAACTGGACTACATGGGTCTGTGCCGCCCCTCCTCGCTTACAAGGTTGTATCTTTCTAACTGCCCCAGACTCCAATGCTTACCAGAGGAAGGTCTTCCCAAATCCATCTCAACTCTACAATTTTGGGGTGATTGCTTGTTGCTCAAGAAGCGCTGCCAGAAACCAAATGGTGAAGATTGGGGGAAGATTAGTCACATTCAATGCATAATAATTGACAGTGACATAATAACATGA
- the LOC130744567 gene encoding aspartic proteinase CDR1-like translates to MSFSIGTPHFKVFNILDTGSCLVWLQCKPCKNLLQPTLSNFDPSKSKTYRTIPCSSSNCQYLGDLKSCSNDIKKTCEYSMIYGDKSTHGDLSVETLTFESTNGSPISFPNIVIGCGHNNTFTFKFTEPNTGVVGLIGGPLSLITQTGSSIGGKFSYCLVPMFLDPNTSSKLNFGDTAIVSGKGSVSTPIVQGLLILEAFSVGNKRIEFGNSSSRSI, encoded by the coding sequence ATGAGTTTTTCTATTGGAACCCCACATTTTAAGGTCTTTAATATTCTTGATACTGGTAGCTGTCTTGTTTGGTTGCAATGCAAACCTTGTAAAAACTTGTTACAACCAACACTCTCCAATTTTGATCCATCAAAATCCAAGACATATAGAACCATTCCTTGTTCTTCTTCTAACTGTCAGTATCTAGGTGATCTTAAGTCTTGCTCTAATGATATTAAGAAAACTTGTGAATACTCCATGATATATGGTGATAAATCAACACATGGAGATCTTAGTGTTGAAACCCTCACTTTTGAGTCCACAAATGGATCTCCCATCTCATTTCCAAACATTGTGATTGGATGTGGACATAACAATACATTTACATTTAAGTTTACAGAGCCAAACACTGGCGTAGTTGGCCTTATAGGTGGACCTCTTTCTCTAATAACTCAAACGGGTTCATCAATTGGTGGGAAATTTTCCTATTGTTTGGTGCCAATGTTTCTAGATCCTAACACCTCAAGCAAACTCAATTTTGGTGATACTGCTATTGTTTCTGGAAAGGGGTCTGTTTCAACTCCCATAGTCCAAGGTCTCCTAATCTTGGAAGCATTTAGTGTGGGAAACAAGAGGATAGAGTTTGGAAACTCTTCCTCTAGATCTATTTAA
- the LOC130744568 gene encoding uncharacterized protein LOC130744568 encodes MVIAGATNVVKCKLLPSTFRKSAMTWFTTLPTGSIADFTKFSMKFLSQFSASRSEQVTIAELLTVIQKEGETIKSYMSRFNEVSVHLEDSVPAVCVATFKNGLREGQLNENLTRHPASSMVEIREWAHSYILEEEDNRQKKGRDRSSSNNKAYPPPANLCFYYS; translated from the coding sequence ATGGTTATCGCCGGCGCAACTAACGTTGTCAAGTGCAAGCTCCTCCCCTCAACGTTCAGGAAATCAGCTAtgacctggttcaccaccctacCCACCGGATCAATAGCAGACTTCACAAAGTTCTCCATGAAGTTCCTGTCACAGTTCTCAGCGAGTAGATCTGAGCAAGTGACCATTGCAGAGTTGTTGACGGTAATCCAGAAAGAAGGTGAGACGATTAAGAGCTACATGTCTCGTTTCAATGAAGTTTCCGTTCACCTGGAAGACTCAGTTCCAGCGGTGTGCGTTGCGACTTTCAAAAATGGCCTCCGTGAAGGACAGTTGAACGAGAACCTGACGCGCCACCCTGCTTCGTCAATGGTGGAGATTCGGGAGTGGGCGCATAGCTACATACTGGAAGAGGAAGACAACCGTCAGAAGAAAGGACGAGACAGGTCTTCATCTAACAACAAAGCATACCCACCCCCTGCTAACCTCTGTTTCTATTACAGCTAG